In Kitasatospora sp. NA04385, a single genomic region encodes these proteins:
- a CDS encoding DUF6421 family protein: MQNLSPTLALAGDAHATEPAAGQAAGAAGRPAWSRLKTAVEALRPLQSKDGSIDLAAVPRADVDPLVETVQQAVAELAPLFPHDADYLAAVRADLRKWAGTGYREPDFLDSLLAFRPDEHRVDGTGHLVVFPMYTQNGNPDRNLEAVLLKVVWPDWIAELERTRFDNPGYLGIAFEDFTAGYDTNSAVLFPETVAVREAPERFTWGGIFCDREAARFRAVTTSAVRQLGLDIPADAAGLLRDQDRTQQTFVLWDLVHDRTHSHGDLPFDPFMIKQRSPFWMYGLEELRCDLNTFKESVRLEAEGHPQGRDVQYAILFDRLFRFPVSGDRVRNYDGLGGQLLFAYLHKHDALRWRDNRLTIDWSRVADTTNQLCAEIETLYRDGIDRPKTAHWIAAYQLVSRYLTPHPASTWAKGPEALPLDLADDKALRKALCDAVHPDEFPLSMFYEALAKKLGRVIAGTKGITGTSTQEVAA; encoded by the coding sequence ATGCAGAATCTTTCGCCGACGCTCGCGCTCGCGGGCGACGCCCACGCCACCGAACCGGCCGCGGGCCAGGCCGCGGGTGCGGCCGGCCGCCCCGCCTGGTCGCGCCTCAAGACCGCCGTGGAGGCCCTCCGCCCGCTGCAGTCCAAGGACGGCTCGATCGACCTGGCCGCCGTGCCGCGCGCGGACGTCGACCCGCTGGTCGAGACCGTGCAGCAGGCCGTCGCCGAACTGGCCCCGCTCTTCCCGCACGACGCCGACTACCTGGCCGCCGTCCGCGCCGACCTGCGCAAGTGGGCCGGCACCGGCTACCGCGAGCCCGACTTCCTCGACTCGCTGCTGGCCTTCCGCCCCGACGAGCACCGCGTCGACGGCACCGGCCACCTGGTCGTCTTCCCGATGTACACCCAGAACGGCAACCCGGACCGCAACCTGGAGGCCGTCCTGCTGAAGGTCGTCTGGCCCGACTGGATCGCCGAGCTGGAGCGCACCCGCTTCGACAACCCCGGCTACCTCGGCATCGCCTTCGAGGACTTCACCGCCGGCTACGACACCAACTCCGCCGTGCTCTTCCCCGAGACGGTCGCCGTCCGCGAGGCGCCGGAACGTTTCACCTGGGGCGGCATCTTCTGCGACCGCGAAGCCGCCCGCTTCCGCGCCGTCACCACCAGCGCCGTCCGCCAGCTCGGCCTGGACATCCCCGCCGACGCCGCCGGCCTGCTCCGGGACCAGGACCGCACCCAGCAGACCTTCGTCCTGTGGGACCTCGTCCACGACCGCACCCACAGCCACGGCGACCTGCCGTTCGACCCCTTCATGATCAAACAGCGCAGCCCGTTCTGGATGTACGGCCTCGAAGAGCTCCGCTGCGACCTCAACACCTTCAAGGAGTCGGTCCGCCTGGAGGCCGAGGGCCACCCCCAGGGCCGCGACGTCCAGTACGCCATCCTCTTCGACCGGCTGTTCCGCTTCCCGGTCAGCGGCGACCGCGTCCGCAACTACGACGGCCTCGGCGGCCAGCTGCTCTTCGCCTACCTCCACAAGCACGACGCCCTGCGCTGGCGCGACAACCGGCTCACCATCGACTGGAGCCGGGTCGCCGACACCACCAACCAGCTCTGCGCCGAGATCGAGACCCTCTACCGCGACGGCATCGACCGCCCCAAGACCGCCCACTGGATCGCCGCCTACCAGCTGGTCTCCCGCTACCTCACCCCGCACCCCGCCTCCACCTGGGCCAAGGGCCCCGAGGCGCTCCCGCTGGACCTCGCCGACGACAAGGCACTGCGCAAGGCGCTGTGCGACGCCGTCCACCCCGACGAGTTCCCGCTCAGCATGTTCTACGAAGCCCTGGCCAAGAAGCTCGGCCGCGTCATCGCCGGCACCAAGGGCATCACCGGCACCAGCACCCAGGAGGTCGCCGCATGA
- a CDS encoding DUF5134 domain-containing protein has protein sequence MHGPALVSWLLAALAAGSGGYCGWRVRRWSTDPACGGHHRARRESDVLEAAMGLGMAGMALLPGVFWGWPYALLAAVLLVGALAGRGAGLRAHRLHHGIGALAMAYMALAMAGGGGTAGGHAGHHGQPDGLPVLTGVLLVYFGAYALWEGSRVLAVGGPAAGGPAVGGPAVAAPLPQACRAAMGIGMFAMLLSM, from the coding sequence ATGCACGGTCCGGCGCTGGTGAGCTGGCTGCTGGCCGCACTGGCCGCGGGCAGCGGCGGCTACTGCGGGTGGCGGGTGCGCCGCTGGAGCACCGACCCGGCCTGCGGCGGGCACCACCGGGCGCGCCGGGAGTCGGACGTGCTGGAGGCCGCGATGGGCCTGGGCATGGCCGGGATGGCGCTGCTGCCGGGGGTGTTCTGGGGGTGGCCGTACGCGCTGCTGGCGGCGGTGCTGCTGGTGGGCGCGCTGGCCGGGCGCGGGGCGGGGCTGCGGGCGCACCGGCTGCACCACGGGATCGGTGCGCTGGCGATGGCGTACATGGCGCTGGCGATGGCGGGCGGGGGCGGCACGGCGGGCGGGCACGCCGGGCACCACGGGCAGCCGGACGGGCTGCCGGTCCTGACGGGGGTGCTGCTGGTGTACTTCGGGGCGTACGCGCTGTGGGAGGGCAGCCGGGTGCTGGCGGTGGGCGGTCCGGCGGCGGGCGGTCCGGCGGTGGGCGGTCCGGCGGTGGCGGCGCCGCTGCCGCAGGCGTGCCGGGCGGCGATGGGGATCGGGATGTTCGCGATGCTGCTGTCGATGTGA
- a CDS encoding M56 family metallopeptidase, giving the protein MTALLSLLLLGLLLATVAPSRLARARWPEREPVLALLVWQMLVVAVLLCCVLSLLLASAAALPDWRDAVFAGAPAGVEDAYGLAGLEGWGRLSAAVLAAGGVWTAVSLAREIRSARAERGHRHAQLVSRAPELPSSLLPRRRRVREPLVVLENVRPQAWSLPGPRARLVVTTGALQQLSDRELAAVLSHERGHVRARHHWLAQCAQALATGFPGVGVFSAFRDQVAVLVELAADDRAARRHGRVTTALALAELNSSVFASCPPAQLAQSPARVDRLLLGEPRLPVPARLGWTLAALAAPLGAVLLAAAPGLSTLL; this is encoded by the coding sequence ATGACGGCACTGCTGAGCCTGCTGCTGCTCGGACTGCTGCTCGCCACCGTGGCGCCGAGCCGGCTGGCCCGGGCCCGCTGGCCGGAGCGCGAACCGGTGCTGGCCCTGCTGGTGTGGCAGATGCTGGTGGTCGCGGTGCTGCTGTGCTGCGTGCTGAGCCTGCTGCTGGCGAGTGCGGCGGCGCTGCCCGACTGGCGGGACGCGGTGTTCGCGGGCGCTCCGGCCGGGGTGGAGGACGCGTACGGGCTGGCCGGCCTGGAGGGCTGGGGCCGGCTGTCGGCGGCGGTGCTGGCGGCGGGCGGGGTGTGGACGGCGGTGTCGCTGGCCCGGGAGATCCGTTCGGCGCGGGCCGAGCGCGGCCACCGGCACGCCCAACTGGTGAGTCGGGCGCCGGAGTTGCCGAGTTCGCTGCTGCCGCGTCGGCGCCGGGTGCGGGAGCCGCTGGTGGTGCTGGAGAACGTCCGGCCGCAGGCCTGGTCGCTGCCGGGGCCGCGGGCCCGGCTGGTGGTGACCACGGGGGCCCTGCAACAGCTGTCGGACCGGGAGCTGGCGGCGGTGCTGAGCCACGAACGCGGCCACGTCCGGGCCCGGCACCACTGGCTGGCGCAGTGCGCGCAGGCGCTGGCCACCGGGTTCCCGGGGGTGGGGGTGTTCTCCGCGTTCCGCGACCAGGTGGCGGTGCTGGTGGAGCTGGCGGCGGACGACCGGGCGGCGCGGCGGCACGGGCGGGTGACCACGGCGCTGGCGCTGGCGGAGCTGAACAGCTCGGTGTTCGCCTCCTGCCCGCCGGCCCAGCTGGCGCAGTCCCCCGCGCGGGTGGACCGGCTGCTGCTGGGCGAGCCCCGGCTGCCGGTGCCGGCCCGGCTGGGGTGGACCCTGGCGGCGCTGGCGGCCCCGCTGGGCGCGGTGCTGCTGGCGGCGGCGCCGGGGCTGTCGACGCTGCTCTGA
- a CDS encoding MarR family winged helix-turn-helix transcriptional regulator: protein MTDFDPDHDPAAETALSEQWRALLARHAATSCAIDRELGEAFGLGVSEFELLERLREFELEKPGGGERAQTLAGTVHLSQSAFSRLVARMEKAGLLRRTHCVDDRRGIYIALTEEGRERYLKARPVHRRILAETLGPEG, encoded by the coding sequence GTGACCGACTTCGACCCAGACCACGACCCGGCCGCGGAGACGGCGCTCAGCGAGCAGTGGCGCGCCCTGCTGGCCCGCCACGCGGCCACCTCCTGCGCCATCGACCGCGAGCTGGGCGAGGCGTTCGGGCTCGGCGTCAGCGAGTTCGAACTGCTGGAGCGGCTGCGGGAGTTCGAGCTGGAGAAGCCGGGCGGCGGCGAGCGCGCGCAGACCCTGGCCGGCACCGTCCACCTCAGCCAGAGCGCGTTCTCCCGGCTGGTCGCCCGGATGGAGAAGGCCGGCCTGCTCCGGCGCACGCACTGCGTCGACGACCGGCGCGGCATCTACATCGCGCTCACCGAGGAGGGCCGCGAGCGCTACCTCAAGGCCCGCCCCGTGCACCGCCGGATCCTCGCCGAGACGCTCGGCCCCGAGGGCTGA
- a CDS encoding MFS transporter: MTDTTVIRTPVLDAPGPDAHPTADPAARPAGAPTDGPIPGPADGTRWSPRLWGALVVLCAAMFLDALDVSMVGVALPSIGADLHLSDSALQWVVSGYVLGYGGLLLLGGRAADLLGRRRVFLVALAVFAGASLLGGLVDSGPLLIGARFLKGVSAAFTAPAGLSIITTTFPEGPARNRALSIYTTCSAAGFSLGLVISGLLTSAGWRLTFLMPVPVALIALVAGVKLLPRRGDEHRASGGYDVAGAITGTAAVLLLVFTVTEAQGAGWLSARTIGSLLLVAALAAAFLLIEARTAHPLVRLGIFRDAGVRRANLTALTLMGSYAGFQFVATLYLQRLLGWSALETAFGLLPGGAVVAFSAGAVGRLLDRFGSARVLPVGVASMVLGYALFLRLDEHSGFLGLVLPSMLLIGAGFALAFPSINVAATSGVSDDEQGLASGLVNTALQVGGAIVLAVTTAVLTAGSAGGTDAHAQLAGYRPALLLVTGTTALGLLIALTGALRSGRAVSAAGAAAPEATGAKADAKADAKADAKAKEVRSAH, from the coding sequence ATGACCGACACGACAGTGATCCGCACTCCCGTGCTCGACGCACCCGGGCCCGACGCCCACCCGACCGCCGATCCGGCCGCCCGCCCGGCCGGCGCCCCGACCGACGGCCCGATCCCCGGCCCGGCCGACGGCACCCGCTGGAGTCCGCGCTTGTGGGGCGCCCTGGTGGTCCTGTGCGCCGCGATGTTCCTGGACGCGCTGGACGTCTCGATGGTCGGCGTCGCCCTGCCCTCCATCGGCGCCGACCTGCACCTGTCCGACTCCGCCCTGCAGTGGGTGGTGAGCGGCTACGTCCTCGGCTACGGCGGGCTGCTGCTGCTCGGCGGCCGGGCGGCCGACCTGCTGGGCCGCCGCCGGGTGTTCCTGGTCGCGCTGGCCGTGTTCGCCGGCGCCTCGCTGCTGGGCGGGCTGGTGGACAGCGGGCCGCTGCTGATCGGCGCCCGCTTCCTGAAGGGCGTCAGCGCCGCGTTCACCGCCCCGGCCGGCCTCTCCATCATCACGACGACGTTCCCGGAGGGCCCGGCCCGCAACCGGGCGCTGTCCATCTACACCACCTGCTCGGCGGCCGGCTTCTCGCTCGGCCTGGTGATCAGCGGCCTGCTGACGTCGGCCGGCTGGCGGCTGACGTTCCTGATGCCCGTCCCGGTCGCGCTGATCGCCCTGGTCGCCGGCGTCAAGCTGCTGCCCCGCCGCGGCGACGAGCACCGCGCCTCGGGCGGGTACGACGTGGCGGGCGCGATCACAGGCACCGCGGCGGTGCTGCTGCTGGTGTTCACGGTGACGGAGGCCCAGGGCGCGGGCTGGCTGTCGGCCCGCACGATCGGGTCGCTGCTGCTGGTGGCGGCGCTGGCCGCGGCCTTCCTGCTGATAGAGGCACGTACCGCCCACCCGCTGGTCCGGCTCGGCATCTTCCGGGACGCGGGCGTCCGCCGGGCGAACCTGACGGCGCTGACGCTGATGGGCAGTTACGCGGGCTTCCAGTTCGTGGCCACGCTGTACCTGCAGCGGCTGCTGGGCTGGTCGGCGCTGGAGACGGCGTTCGGGCTACTGCCGGGCGGCGCGGTGGTGGCGTTCTCGGCCGGCGCGGTCGGCCGCTTGCTGGACAGGTTCGGCTCGGCCCGGGTACTGCCGGTCGGCGTGGCCTCGATGGTGCTGGGCTACGCGCTGTTCCTCCGGCTGGACGAGCACAGCGGCTTCCTCGGCCTGGTGCTGCCGAGCATGTTGCTGATCGGCGCGGGCTTCGCGCTGGCCTTCCCCTCCATCAACGTGGCGGCGACCTCCGGGGTGTCGGACGACGAACAGGGCCTGGCCTCGGGCCTGGTGAACACCGCGCTCCAGGTCGGCGGCGCGATCGTGCTGGCCGTCACCACCGCGGTGCTCACCGCGGGCAGCGCCGGCGGCACCGACGCGCACGCCCAACTGGCGGGCTACCGGCCCGCGTTGCTGCTGGTGACGGGCACCACCGCGCTCGGCCTGCTGATCGCGCTGACCGGCGCGCTCCGCTCCGGCCGCGCGGTGTCGGCGGCAGGTGCGGCGGCGCCGGAGGCGACGGGTGCGAAGGCGGATGCGAAGGCGGATGCGAAGGCGGATGCCAAGGCGAAGGAGGTGCGGTCGGCGCACTGA
- a CDS encoding helix-turn-helix transcriptional regulator, with the protein MTTVQPGGGSMVRRILLGSQLRRLREGCAITREDAGYAIRASESKISRMELGRVSFKERDVADLLSLYGLAAGPDREALLALVREANKSGWWHSYNDVLPNWFQTYIGLEEAAALIRTYEVQFVPGLLQCEEYARAIFAQNRPALDDEEIDRRVALRTRRQTLLTEGRGPKFWAVIDEAALRRPVGGPEVMRAQLEHLVELAQLPSVVVQVMPFRFGAHAGESGAFSVLRFPEQDLPDVVYVEQLTSALYLDKRDDVDEYLQVMERLCVDSLTPQETLDLLQSILKGQ; encoded by the coding sequence ATGACCACAGTTCAGCCCGGCGGGGGCTCGATGGTGCGCCGCATCCTCCTCGGCTCCCAGCTCCGTCGGCTCCGCGAGGGCTGCGCCATCACCCGGGAGGACGCCGGCTACGCGATCAGGGCCTCCGAGTCCAAGATCAGCCGCATGGAACTCGGCCGGGTCTCCTTCAAGGAGCGCGACGTCGCCGACCTGCTCAGCCTCTACGGGCTGGCCGCGGGCCCCGACCGCGAAGCCCTGCTCGCCCTCGTCCGCGAGGCCAACAAGTCCGGCTGGTGGCACAGTTACAACGACGTGCTGCCCAACTGGTTCCAGACCTACATCGGCCTGGAGGAGGCCGCCGCGCTGATCCGCACCTACGAGGTGCAGTTCGTCCCCGGTCTGCTCCAGTGCGAGGAGTACGCCCGGGCGATCTTCGCGCAGAACCGGCCCGCCCTCGACGACGAGGAGATCGACCGCCGCGTCGCCCTGCGCACCCGTCGCCAGACGCTGCTCACCGAGGGCCGCGGCCCCAAGTTCTGGGCCGTCATCGACGAGGCCGCGCTGCGCCGCCCGGTCGGCGGCCCCGAGGTGATGCGGGCCCAGCTGGAGCACCTGGTGGAACTGGCCCAACTGCCCAGCGTGGTCGTCCAGGTGATGCCGTTCCGGTTCGGCGCGCACGCCGGTGAGAGCGGCGCCTTCTCGGTGCTGCGCTTCCCCGAGCAGGACCTGCCCGACGTGGTCTACGTGGAGCAGCTGACCAGCGCCCTCTACCTGGACAAGCGCGACGACGTCGACGAGTACCTGCAGGTGATGGAGCGGCTGTGCGTGGACAGCCTCACCCCGCAAGAGACGCTCGACCTGCTGCAGTCGATCCTCAAGGGGCAGTGA